A window of the Arenibacter algicola genome harbors these coding sequences:
- a CDS encoding molybdopterin-dependent oxidoreductase translates to MYKSATNRRNFIKKMAMLSAMTAAASMFPGIIFASEQEKGIPEGANLDWKKGPCRFCGVGCGILVGTENGRAVAVKGDPNSSVNKGLLCVKGYHQIMCIQSKDRLTHALVKKNGKYVQTPINEALDLVASKMKGTIERHGKDSVAMYTSGQSTIPEGYIASKLMKGAIGTNNLDCNARLCMASAVTGFLTSFGADEPMGCYEDIDHADYFVTWGNNMAEMHPVLFSRMLEQKSQRGAKIIDFATRTTRSSTASDKSILFEPQTDLAVANAICYEIIKNGWVNKSFVENHCSFSKGLTNMGYGLEDHYEFTDKPEKINFDAYKEFLKDYSPEKVSKYSKVSVKDIKYLASIYGDPNKKVVSYWCMGMNQHTRGTWINNLVYNIHLLTGKISQPGNGPFSLTGQPSACGTAREVGTFTHKLPHGVVTNKEDREMAARIWKVPVDNIPAKPTYHATEMFRAVDRGDIKFIWIQATNPLVSLPKTSRYRPGMEKDSCFIVVSDVFPTPTSDVADVILPASWHIEKSGLYGNSERRTQHWDKMVEGPGESTADAWMFIEVAKRMGYGNLFPYSKENHVEEIYNEYRQFHEGAKHGMAPLEVLKKESGAIWPYVNGKSTQWRFNAKYDPACSNGKDFHFYGKPDGKAVIWQRPFEEAPEKPDQEYPFWLNTGRVIEHWHTGSMTRRIPVLHQAMPHAYVEFHPDDAKSLGIRNGENIKITSRRGSCKLPASINERGLPTKGQVFVPFFDENMLINDVTLDAFCPISKEPDYKKCAVKVEKA, encoded by the coding sequence ATTCCTGAAGGTGCCAACCTGGATTGGAAAAAAGGCCCTTGTAGATTCTGTGGCGTGGGATGCGGAATACTTGTGGGCACTGAAAACGGAAGGGCTGTTGCAGTAAAAGGAGATCCCAACTCATCGGTCAATAAAGGATTACTTTGTGTAAAGGGGTATCACCAGATTATGTGCATACAATCCAAGGATAGACTTACACATGCGTTGGTCAAGAAAAATGGCAAGTATGTTCAGACCCCTATCAACGAGGCTTTGGACCTTGTGGCTTCTAAAATGAAAGGAACTATTGAAAGGCATGGTAAGGATTCGGTCGCTATGTACACCTCCGGACAATCCACAATTCCAGAAGGATATATAGCTTCAAAACTAATGAAAGGAGCCATAGGCACCAATAATCTGGATTGCAATGCGCGCCTATGTATGGCAAGTGCCGTAACAGGCTTCCTGACCAGCTTTGGTGCGGATGAACCAATGGGTTGCTATGAAGATATTGATCATGCAGATTACTTTGTAACTTGGGGTAATAATATGGCCGAAATGCACCCTGTATTATTCTCGAGAATGCTGGAGCAGAAATCACAACGCGGTGCCAAAATTATTGATTTTGCCACAAGAACAACACGCTCCAGTACGGCATCGGACAAGTCCATTCTATTTGAGCCCCAAACCGATCTAGCAGTTGCCAATGCCATTTGTTATGAGATTATCAAGAATGGCTGGGTAAACAAATCCTTTGTTGAAAATCACTGTAGTTTTAGCAAAGGGCTCACCAATATGGGATACGGCCTGGAAGACCATTATGAATTTACGGATAAGCCAGAAAAAATAAACTTTGATGCCTATAAGGAGTTTCTGAAAGATTACAGTCCGGAAAAGGTTTCAAAATATTCTAAAGTCTCCGTGAAGGACATTAAATATTTAGCCTCTATTTATGGTGATCCAAATAAAAAGGTAGTTTCCTATTGGTGTATGGGAATGAACCAACATACGCGCGGAACTTGGATAAATAATTTAGTATACAATATACATTTACTAACCGGAAAAATTTCCCAACCGGGGAATGGCCCATTTTCCCTAACTGGGCAACCTTCCGCTTGTGGCACTGCCCGCGAGGTGGGCACTTTTACCCATAAATTACCTCACGGTGTCGTAACCAATAAGGAAGATAGGGAGATGGCCGCAAGAATTTGGAAGGTCCCTGTCGACAATATTCCAGCCAAACCCACCTATCACGCAACTGAAATGTTTAGGGCCGTAGACAGAGGGGATATCAAGTTTATATGGATCCAAGCCACTAATCCGTTGGTTTCACTACCAAAAACGAGCCGTTACAGGCCAGGAATGGAAAAGGATTCTTGTTTTATTGTTGTTTCAGATGTGTTTCCAACGCCTACCTCGGATGTCGCAGATGTTATTCTTCCTGCGTCCTGGCATATCGAGAAAAGTGGACTTTATGGCAACTCTGAAAGAAGAACCCAACATTGGGACAAAATGGTGGAAGGTCCTGGTGAGTCTACAGCAGATGCCTGGATGTTTATCGAAGTAGCAAAACGAATGGGATATGGAAATCTGTTTCCCTATAGCAAAGAAAACCACGTAGAGGAAATATACAACGAATACAGACAGTTCCATGAAGGTGCCAAACACGGTATGGCACCATTGGAAGTTCTGAAAAAAGAATCTGGCGCCATTTGGCCCTATGTAAACGGAAAATCGACCCAATGGCGATTTAACGCGAAATATGATCCTGCCTGTTCCAATGGCAAAGACTTTCATTTTTATGGAAAACCAGATGGAAAAGCTGTGATATGGCAACGCCCTTTTGAAGAAGCTCCGGAAAAACCAGATCAAGAATATCCATTCTGGTTGAATACAGGACGTGTAATTGAACACTGGCACACCGGTTCCATGACCCGCAGAATCCCCGTATTACATCAAGCCATGCCCCATGCCTATGTGGAGTTTCATCCGGATGATGCCAAGTCATTAGGCATAAGAAATGGCGAAAATATCAAAATAACCTCCCGTAGGGGCTCTTGTAAATTACCCGCTTCTATTAACGAAAGAGGACTGCCCACCAAAGGACAGGTATTTGTTCCGTTCTTTGACGAAAATATGCTTATTAACGATGTGACTCTTGATGCTTTCTGTCCCATTTCCAAAGAACCTGATTACAAGAAATGCGCTGTTAAAGTTGAAAAAGCATAA
- a CDS encoding nitrate reductase cytochrome c-type subunit, whose protein sequence is MKKRLGIISFFVIIFIAFIITWNYSYQEGLEEADIPTIDTPTGNFIPSESNVFKRFDNKGMDYSNMPIDQNHQRTLESYYDNRAYPGAPPSIPHPVAKDRSLGGNTCLQCHQNGGFVEKFNAYAPVTPHPEMINCRQCHVAINSNDTFREFAFAKVQPPKVGVGANNAMPGSPPMIPHQLQMRENCISCHSGPSAPKEIRVSHPERINCRQCHLPIKNEKLQMDASTFLRQFNSSYEE, encoded by the coding sequence ATGAAAAAGAGACTGGGAATCATATCATTTTTTGTAATCATCTTCATAGCGTTTATAATCACTTGGAACTATAGTTACCAAGAAGGATTGGAAGAAGCAGACATCCCTACTATTGATACTCCCACTGGAAATTTTATTCCTTCGGAAAGTAATGTTTTTAAGAGGTTCGACAATAAAGGCATGGATTACTCAAATATGCCAATAGACCAGAACCATCAACGTACACTTGAAAGTTACTATGACAACAGGGCTTATCCCGGAGCTCCACCAAGTATTCCACATCCGGTAGCGAAGGATCGAAGCCTGGGAGGTAACACCTGCTTGCAATGTCACCAGAATGGCGGATTTGTAGAAAAATTCAATGCATACGCCCCTGTAACCCCGCATCCTGAGATGATAAATTGTCGGCAATGCCATGTTGCCATAAACTCTAATGATACCTTTAGGGAATTTGCTTTCGCGAAAGTACAACCTCCAAAAGTAGGTGTCGGCGCCAACAATGCCATGCCCGGAAGTCCGCCTATGATCCCCCACCAATTACAGATGAGGGAAAACTGCATTTCCTGTCATTCCGGACCAAGCGCTCCTAAAGAAATTAGAGTCTCACATCCGGAGCGCATTAATTGTAGACAATGCCATTTACCCATAAAAAATGAGAAACTCCAAATGGATGCCAGCACCTTCCTAAGACAATTTAATAGTTCATATGAAGAATAA
- a CDS encoding cytochrome c3 family protein, which produces MKNKTLTYYFIVLFILGFYSCKEEGEYHSISDKIEAEGKPYHGKLSSDPLLVDSELITITEGEHTFLIPERKGQIKSFACTECHTRPVAQMKNSDAQKAHWDIKLNHANSEVMNCATCHNGNDMNNLNALTGQNIDFNLSYKLCAQCHFSQFEDWKGGAHGKKVAGWAPPRASMTCVNCHNPHSPGFEKRWPVQFNTQTLEERKEGLDH; this is translated from the coding sequence ATGAAGAATAAAACCCTTACATATTATTTTATAGTCCTATTCATTCTGGGGTTCTACTCTTGCAAAGAAGAAGGGGAATATCATTCCATTTCAGATAAGATTGAAGCAGAGGGCAAACCTTACCACGGAAAGCTTAGCTCAGACCCATTATTGGTCGATTCTGAATTAATTACAATTACCGAAGGAGAACATACATTCCTGATACCGGAAAGAAAAGGACAAATAAAATCATTTGCATGTACGGAGTGTCATACAAGACCTGTTGCACAAATGAAGAACTCCGATGCTCAAAAAGCCCACTGGGACATTAAATTGAATCACGCAAATAGTGAGGTAATGAATTGTGCTACCTGCCATAACGGAAATGATATGAACAATCTAAATGCCCTAACTGGCCAAAACATAGATTTCAACCTTAGCTATAAACTTTGTGCACAATGCCACTTTAGTCAGTTCGAAGATTGGAAAGGAGGTGCCCACGGTAAAAAAGTTGCTGGATGGGCACCGCCACGAGCTTCAATGACCTGCGTAAATTGTCATAATCCGCACAGTCCCGGTTTTGAAAAAAGGTGGCCGGTACAATTTAATACCCAAACATTGGAAGAACGAAAAGAAGGTTTAGATCATTAA
- a CDS encoding 4Fe-4S dicluster domain-containing protein: protein MSVSKKWYSLDLGSNKKKESSGSCGCGKAQGSCNSQKEELSADEFYEAAINASIGEERHRDGFEQVFDVKMDRRTAFRKLTASLLIGAGAVSTSCSVIVDDETKEKAQIDWEEQFKGNYKLMTDDEKQSTINRLMRSYELRTGKNISMTAENAAEDVLFGYAFNISKCQGYMNCVTACVEENNQDRNSQMQYIRIHEMKDGEGFKFDKADDNYYHEVPAEGHFYMGTQCFHCDNPPCVEVCPVQATWKEEDGLVVIDYDWCVGCRYCMAACPYDGRRFNWSKPEVPENEINKNQHYLGNRMRKKGVMEKCTFCVQRTRKGKNPACAEACPTGARIFGNLLDPNSTIRWVLENKKVFRLKEDLGTEPKFWYFMD, encoded by the coding sequence ATGAGTGTTAGTAAAAAATGGTATTCCCTAGATCTAGGTTCAAATAAGAAAAAAGAGTCTTCCGGATCTTGTGGATGTGGTAAGGCCCAAGGTAGTTGCAATAGCCAGAAAGAAGAACTCAGCGCCGATGAATTTTATGAGGCTGCCATCAATGCTTCAATAGGCGAGGAAAGACATAGAGATGGTTTTGAGCAGGTTTTTGATGTAAAGATGGACAGAAGGACTGCCTTTAGAAAATTAACAGCTAGCCTCCTTATAGGAGCCGGAGCAGTTAGCACCTCTTGTAGTGTTATAGTTGACGATGAAACTAAAGAAAAAGCACAAATTGATTGGGAAGAACAGTTTAAGGGAAACTATAAGCTAATGACCGATGACGAGAAGCAAAGTACAATTAATAGACTTATGCGATCGTATGAATTACGTACCGGCAAGAATATTAGTATGACGGCAGAAAATGCCGCAGAAGACGTTCTCTTTGGATATGCTTTTAATATTTCGAAATGTCAGGGGTATATGAACTGTGTAACTGCCTGCGTGGAGGAGAACAATCAAGATAGAAATTCACAAATGCAGTACATCCGTATCCACGAAATGAAAGATGGGGAAGGATTTAAGTTTGATAAGGCAGATGACAATTACTATCACGAAGTTCCTGCAGAAGGTCATTTTTATATGGGTACCCAATGCTTTCATTGCGACAATCCACCTTGTGTGGAAGTATGCCCGGTGCAAGCCACTTGGAAAGAAGAAGATGGTCTGGTAGTCATAGATTATGATTGGTGTGTAGGGTGCCGCTATTGCATGGCCGCCTGTCCTTATGACGGCAGAAGGTTTAACTGGAGCAAACCTGAAGTTCCAGAAAATGAAATCAATAAAAATCAGCACTATCTAGGGAATAGAATGCGCAAAAAAGGCGTAATGGAAAAGTGCACCTTTTGCGTGCAACGTACTAGGAAAGGAAAGAATCCGGCCTGTGCCGAAGCTTGCCCAACGGGAGCAAGAATTTTTGGCAACCTCTTAGACCCTAACAGTACCATCAGATGGGTATTGGAAAACAAAAAAGTCTTTAGGCTGAAGGAAGATTTAGGAACAGAACCCAAGTTCTGGTACTTTATGGATTAA
- the dsrP gene encoding sulfate reduction electron transfer complex DsrMKJOP subunit DsrP: MGQLKVLKSLVIDSLDTITKGSMKYHIWMGFLTLVMLIGMYCYSIQLDEGLSVTGMSDRVSWGLYISNFTFLVGVAAAAVMLVMPTYVLKDIDFKQAVLIGEGLAVAALIMCLAFVVADMGGPSVLWHMIPGIGVFNFPNSMLTWDVIVLNGYLFINISIPFYILFRHYQGKEAKQKVYVPGAVLSVFWAVGIHLVTAFLYQGLQARPFWNNALLGPRFLASAFAAGPALIILVLAVIRSFTAFKIEDKTIKKIAMIVTVAAQINLIMLVSELFKEFYAPTHHSESAYYLFFGLHGKNALLPWIWTAIPLNILATVILTFGKFRNNLKVLYFCCFILFVAIWIEKGFGLIVPGFIPGPYGKIVEYLPTKIEIGVTIGIWALGAFVFTILAKTAIGIELGELSYKNKNSSGS, encoded by the coding sequence ATGGGACAACTAAAAGTATTAAAGAGTTTAGTAATCGATAGTCTGGATACCATTACCAAAGGATCTATGAAGTATCATATTTGGATGGGATTTCTGACCTTGGTGATGCTCATAGGCATGTATTGCTATTCCATTCAATTGGATGAGGGACTCAGTGTTACAGGAATGTCCGACCGGGTAAGTTGGGGACTTTATATTTCAAATTTCACCTTTTTAGTAGGAGTTGCCGCAGCCGCGGTTATGCTGGTAATGCCTACTTATGTTCTTAAGGATATAGACTTTAAACAGGCCGTCCTAATTGGCGAAGGATTGGCCGTAGCTGCCTTAATAATGTGTTTGGCCTTTGTGGTGGCCGATATGGGCGGGCCATCTGTACTTTGGCATATGATTCCTGGAATAGGAGTTTTTAATTTTCCCAATTCGATGTTGACATGGGACGTCATAGTTTTAAACGGGTATCTTTTTATAAATATTAGTATTCCCTTTTATATACTCTTTAGACATTATCAAGGTAAGGAAGCCAAGCAAAAAGTATACGTCCCAGGGGCCGTTTTGTCCGTTTTCTGGGCCGTTGGCATTCACCTTGTGACCGCTTTTCTATACCAAGGTTTACAAGCGCGACCATTTTGGAATAATGCATTGTTAGGTCCTCGCTTCTTGGCATCGGCCTTTGCAGCTGGACCGGCATTGATAATTTTGGTCTTGGCCGTTATCCGATCTTTTACTGCGTTTAAAATAGAAGATAAAACCATCAAAAAAATTGCAATGATCGTGACCGTAGCAGCTCAAATAAATTTAATAATGCTAGTCTCAGAATTGTTCAAGGAATTCTACGCACCCACCCATCATAGCGAAAGTGCCTATTATCTTTTTTTTGGATTACACGGCAAGAACGCCTTGCTTCCATGGATATGGACCGCAATACCTTTAAATATTTTGGCCACGGTAATCCTAACCTTTGGTAAATTTAGAAATAATCTAAAAGTATTGTACTTCTGCTGTTTTATCCTCTTTGTGGCCATATGGATCGAGAAAGGATTTGGCTTAATAGTCCCTGGGTTTATTCCAGGACCTTACGGTAAAATAGTAGAATACCTACCCACTAAAATAGAAATAGGGGTTACAATAGGAATTTGGGCATTGGGAGCATTTGTATTCACTATCCTTGCTAAAACCGCAATAGGTATTGAGTTGGGAGAGTTGAGTTACAAAAACAAAAATTCTTCCGGTTCCTAA
- a CDS encoding nitric-oxide reductase large subunit, with protein sequence MDTTKSKNSPEIKKNIDYFMNTKNWWGPLVFILIISLAGVGMIGYQTYNEAPPMTGFTTSSGEVLIDKSTIVQGQIVFHKYALMEYGSFFGDGAQRGPDFTAEAMHQINVYMNEYYQKQFEESENRPATEYEKQVINEKVKQELKSNTYDETVNTVILSDAYEFALGKLKEYYLEVFASKNPENSFSLPNYITNTQEIESLSNFFFWGAWVCVTQRPGESFSYTHNWPFDPIAGNTPTSPVILWSVLGMLAFMLVCGVVLYFIGQYNQLSNKFFKPSTKELLTLKRVQDFVPTKTQKASYKFFLVAIILFFVQVSSGFITINEFIDYLGYFGINFSEYFPVTVSRSWHLMLSLYWISTCWIASSIFILPILAKKEVKGQLPLINILFVLLFILVAGSLTGMVLGPLGLLGDWWHTFGHQGWEFVDFGQAFQALLMVIFVLWGIVVYRGVRPAFIKGMPWNLPNWILYSVVGIPLLFISGFVARPETNFVIADFWRWMVVHMWVEAFFEVFITVIVSYLMVLMGLVNRNAAIRVIYFAIILFLGTGLLGISHNFYWNAKPVATMALGSIFSTLQFVPLILLTVEAWRFKNMPRIALNGVKPSELGDFGFPEVFSFLIAVNFWNFFGAGVLGIIINLPIMNYYEHGTYLTVNHAHAALMGVYGNISLAAMLFASRLLFKSNRWNKKLVKTAFWSINIGLMLMVILDLLPAGIIQFKEVVENGLWFARSEQFIGGGIFKSLTWLRAIGACVFLFVGVIPLVYFMGSRAKSLKSSSDSVTLLDDGQ encoded by the coding sequence ATGGATACAACCAAATCCAAGAACAGCCCTGAGATAAAAAAGAATATCGATTATTTCATGAATACAAAAAACTGGTGGGGGCCACTGGTCTTCATCCTAATTATAAGTTTAGCAGGTGTTGGTATGATAGGCTACCAGACCTACAACGAGGCGCCCCCTATGACAGGCTTCACAACATCTTCTGGAGAAGTTTTAATTGACAAGTCTACCATAGTACAAGGACAAATAGTTTTTCATAAATATGCCTTGATGGAATATGGTTCTTTTTTTGGCGACGGTGCACAACGAGGACCTGATTTCACCGCCGAGGCCATGCACCAGATTAATGTGTACATGAATGAATATTATCAAAAACAATTTGAAGAGTCAGAAAATAGACCGGCTACTGAATACGAGAAACAAGTAATCAATGAAAAGGTAAAACAAGAACTCAAGTCAAACACTTATGATGAAACAGTAAACACCGTAATTTTATCCGATGCTTACGAATTTGCACTGGGAAAGCTGAAGGAATACTACTTAGAAGTCTTCGCAAGTAAAAATCCAGAAAATTCCTTTTCGCTCCCAAATTATATTACAAATACACAAGAAATCGAAAGTTTATCCAACTTTTTCTTTTGGGGAGCATGGGTCTGTGTTACCCAAAGACCTGGGGAGAGCTTTAGCTATACCCATAATTGGCCTTTCGACCCTATAGCTGGCAATACACCAACTTCTCCAGTGATACTTTGGAGTGTTTTAGGGATGTTGGCCTTTATGTTGGTCTGTGGTGTTGTGCTCTATTTTATCGGACAGTACAATCAGTTGTCCAATAAATTCTTTAAACCTTCAACAAAAGAATTGTTGACCCTAAAACGAGTACAAGATTTTGTACCAACAAAAACCCAAAAGGCGTCCTACAAATTTTTCTTGGTTGCCATTATTCTTTTCTTCGTTCAGGTGTCCAGCGGATTTATAACCATAAATGAATTTATTGATTATCTGGGTTATTTTGGGATTAACTTTTCCGAGTATTTTCCAGTGACCGTTTCCAGAAGCTGGCATTTGATGTTATCGCTTTATTGGATATCAACCTGTTGGATCGCATCCTCGATTTTTATTCTTCCCATATTGGCCAAAAAGGAAGTGAAGGGCCAACTCCCCCTTATCAACATTCTTTTTGTACTTCTTTTTATATTGGTTGCCGGATCATTGACTGGAATGGTGTTGGGTCCATTGGGACTTCTTGGAGATTGGTGGCATACTTTTGGACATCAAGGTTGGGAGTTTGTCGATTTTGGGCAGGCCTTTCAAGCATTGTTAATGGTCATTTTCGTGCTTTGGGGAATTGTGGTATACCGAGGTGTGAGACCTGCTTTTATTAAGGGAATGCCATGGAATCTGCCAAATTGGATTTTGTATTCGGTAGTTGGAATTCCGTTATTGTTCATTTCTGGATTTGTTGCCCGGCCGGAAACTAATTTTGTAATCGCCGATTTTTGGCGCTGGATGGTCGTTCATATGTGGGTAGAAGCGTTTTTTGAAGTATTTATAACCGTCATCGTAAGTTACCTAATGGTATTAATGGGTCTGGTGAACCGCAATGCAGCCATTCGGGTAATTTATTTTGCAATAATCCTATTTCTTGGAACGGGACTTCTCGGAATTTCCCATAACTTTTACTGGAATGCAAAACCTGTGGCTACTATGGCACTAGGAAGCATATTCTCCACCCTGCAATTTGTTCCCCTTATACTATTAACCGTTGAGGCATGGCGATTCAAGAATATGCCCCGGATTGCACTAAATGGCGTCAAGCCAAGTGAACTGGGTGATTTTGGGTTTCCAGAGGTCTTCTCCTTTTTAATAGCCGTAAATTTTTGGAACTTTTTTGGTGCTGGAGTATTGGGGATAATCATCAACCTTCCTATTATGAATTATTATGAACATGGCACATATCTGACCGTTAATCACGCACATGCAGCATTAATGGGGGTTTACGGGAATATATCGCTTGCCGCAATGTTGTTCGCTTCCCGGTTATTGTTTAAATCAAACCGTTGGAATAAAAAATTGGTTAAAACAGCATTCTGGTCCATAAATATTGGACTAATGCTTATGGTAATTTTGGATCTTCTCCCAGCAGGAATTATACAATTTAAGGAAGTGGTGGAAAACGGGTTATGGTTTGCCAGATCGGAACAGTTCATCGGGGGAGGTATCTTTAAATCACTAACCTGGTTACGAGCTATTGGGGCCTGTGTTTTTCTATTTGTGGGAGTAATACCGTTGGTATATTTTATGGGTTCAAGGGCAAAATCCTTAAAATCCAGTTCAGATTCAGTAACCCTTCTAGACGATGGGCAATAG
- a CDS encoding c-type cytochrome yields the protein MQLFSIIIGLLLMCSCNRDNKSKKASDNAVPERGELSIESQLLLGNRLFSEKTCITCHDLNKNNIGPSIREIMTIYKEKNGDITAFLKGQAKPIVDTTSSQVAIMQANIDGFLKIVSDEEMKTIAIYMLHVDELNQ from the coding sequence ATGCAATTATTTTCAATTATTATTGGACTTCTCTTAATGTGCAGCTGTAATAGGGATAATAAATCAAAAAAAGCCTCAGACAATGCCGTGCCCGAACGTGGAGAATTGAGCATAGAATCCCAATTACTTCTTGGCAATAGGCTGTTTTCCGAAAAGACATGTATTACCTGCCATGATCTAAACAAGAATAATATAGGGCCTTCCATCAGAGAAATTATGACTATTTATAAAGAAAAAAATGGGGACATAACCGCATTTTTAAAGGGCCAGGCCAAACCAATTGTAGACACCACCTCTAGCCAAGTGGCCATTATGCAAGCTAATATTGATGGATTTTTAAAAATTGTTTCTGATGAAGAAATGAAAACCATAGCCATCTATATGCTACATGTCGATGAATTAAACCAATAA
- the nrdG gene encoding anaerobic ribonucleoside-triphosphate reductase activating protein, with protein MNKSIFIKDKIIFYYLIMYCYDFHVVMQEVPGEISLCFTISGCPLRCEGCHSPFLWKEGSGSKISTSAYKDILHRYFGFASCVVFMGGEWHKYELIKKLKYAQEQGYKTCLYTGYEEVDSKIIKHLTWIKTGRWNRKLGGLNSKTTNQVFREVKTNKILNHLFISN; from the coding sequence TTGAATAAAAGTATTTTTATAAAAGATAAAATAATCTTTTACTATTTAATTATGTACTGTTATGATTTTCATGTAGTGATGCAAGAAGTACCGGGAGAGATAAGCCTTTGTTTTACCATTTCCGGTTGTCCCCTCCGTTGTGAAGGATGCCACTCTCCCTTTTTATGGAAAGAAGGGAGCGGATCCAAAATATCGACTAGTGCCTATAAGGATATTCTCCATCGCTACTTTGGCTTTGCGTCATGCGTAGTTTTTATGGGAGGCGAATGGCACAAGTACGAATTGATAAAAAAACTGAAATATGCACAAGAACAAGGTTATAAAACATGCCTCTATACCGGATACGAAGAAGTTGATAGCAAAATTATAAAACATCTAACATGGATAAAAACAGGGAGATGGAATAGGAAGTTAGGAGGTCTGAACAGCAAAACCACCAATCAAGTATTCAGAGAGGTTAAAACAAATAAAATTCTCAATCATTTATTCATTTCAAACTAA
- a CDS encoding molybdopterin molybdotransferase MoeA — MIPVKEAIEVIDKNIIPLEEKEKINVQFSNGHVLFQDVSSPINMPPFRQSAMDGYALLLQNDVTYTIIDEVKAGDNHNPVLKPGEAVRIFTGAAVPNSANAVIMQESVIVENNRLILQKPVVFGENIRPLGEQVKKGGVALRKGTKISPAAVGYLTSLGITEVVVFKGPSIAIVVTGSELVEAGHALTYGKIYESNSGMLLSALNSIGHTDVIIHKVSDDYAQTYSVLEKVIAQHDVILITGGISVGDYDVVGKVLQGLSVEQLFYKIKQKPGKPFFFGKKNKTIVFGLPGNPAAVLSCFYIYIYPALQKISGDIGFKLPRITVKSGSNFIKKGDNAQFLKAILKDGEATILKGQSSAMLQTFALANAMVYMPEEQKEISMGDLVEVIRLPI; from the coding sequence ATGATTCCCGTAAAAGAGGCCATTGAAGTCATAGACAAAAATATAATACCACTTGAGGAAAAGGAAAAAATAAATGTCCAATTCTCTAATGGCCATGTATTGTTCCAGGATGTTTCTTCCCCCATAAATATGCCGCCGTTTCGGCAATCGGCCATGGATGGCTATGCACTTTTACTACAGAATGACGTTACTTATACGATTATTGATGAAGTCAAGGCAGGGGATAATCACAACCCAGTTCTAAAGCCTGGTGAAGCTGTACGGATATTTACCGGAGCAGCTGTTCCAAATTCTGCCAATGCTGTCATCATGCAGGAAAGCGTTATCGTTGAGAATAATAGATTAATACTTCAAAAACCTGTGGTTTTTGGAGAAAATATTCGCCCGTTAGGTGAACAGGTAAAAAAAGGGGGCGTTGCTTTAAGGAAGGGAACTAAGATATCTCCTGCCGCCGTTGGGTATTTGACCTCTTTGGGTATAACGGAGGTAGTAGTTTTTAAAGGACCCTCAATTGCTATTGTGGTCACCGGAAGCGAACTCGTTGAAGCAGGGCATGCACTGACCTATGGAAAAATTTATGAAAGTAATTCCGGGATGCTCCTAAGTGCCTTGAATAGTATTGGGCATACCGATGTAATTATCCATAAGGTAAGCGATGATTATGCCCAAACATATTCCGTTTTGGAAAAGGTGATCGCCCAACATGATGTCATACTAATAACGGGAGGCATTTCAGTAGGTGACTATGATGTAGTGGGCAAAGTACTTCAGGGATTATCCGTGGAACAACTCTTTTATAAGATAAAGCAAAAACCTGGGAAACCATTCTTCTTTGGTAAAAAGAACAAGACCATTGTCTTTGGGCTACCGGGGAATCCAGCGGCCGTATTGAGCTGTTTTTATATTTATATATACCCTGCACTACAAAAGATAAGCGGGGATATTGGTTTTAAATTACCTAGAATAACAGTAAAATCAGGTTCCAATTTTATAAAAAAAGGTGATAATGCCCAGTTTTTAAAGGCAATACTGAAAGATGGCGAAGCAACTATTTTGAAAGGCCAGAGTTCTGCCATGCTACAGACTTTTGCATTGGCAAATGCGATGGTCTATATGCCTGAAGAACAAAAGGAAATTTCAATGGGAGATTTGGTCGAAGTTATTCGACTACCCATTTGA